A stretch of the Octopus bimaculoides isolate UCB-OBI-ISO-001 chromosome 8, ASM119413v2, whole genome shotgun sequence genome encodes the following:
- the LOC106868639 gene encoding translation initiation factor eIF-2B subunit beta isoform X1, translating into MPSGNVDKRDVNERIESFLSELKAQVFFSSHYLAHHVLDLLVQIISEYEWNNAKELMDVIRREGKRMMSVQPSESVIGNMVRRVLKVIREEYASAEGKTLGDDPQEALQKRFVSEGVSDDYTLQVPDFQAIIIEAISEIKSELETCIPNIESQALEHIHAKEIIMTSGWSKSVEAFLKSAARKRKFQVMVTEGAPFFHGQKMAKSLAASNIETTLITDSAVFAMMSRVNKVIIGTHTVLANGGLKAVQGSHSIALAAKYHSVPLIVVAAMFKLSPQYLCSYDQDAFNRFVSPNDVVKFSESAIVSKVQICNPVFDYVPPELVTLFISNIGGNAPSYVYRLLSELYHTEDNDLDKVF; encoded by the exons ATGCCGTCTGGAAATGTCGATAAAAGGGATGTTAATGAACGGATCGAAAGTTTTCTGTCGGAATTAAAAGCGCA AGTCTTCTTTAGTTCTCACTATCTTGCTCATCATGTACTTGATCTCCTTGTACAAATCATCTCTGAATATGAATGGAATAATGCCAA GGAGTTGATGGATGTGATTCGCCGAGAAGGCAAGCGTATGATGTCTGTTCAGCCTTCAGAATCAGTTATTGGTAATATGGTGCGAAGAGTATTAAAAGTGATCCGAGAAGAATATGCCAG tgCCGAAGGCAAGACCTTGGGTGATGATCCACAAGAAGCTTTACAG AAACGTTTTGTCAGTGAAGGAGTGTCTGATGATTACACACTACAAGTGCCTGACTTCCAA GCAATTATCATTGAAGCcatttctgaaataaaatctgAATTGGAGACATG CATACCAAACATCGAATCACAAGCACTAGAGCATATTCATGCCAAAGAAATAATCATGACATCAGGCTGGTCCAAATCTGTCGAAGCATTTCTTAAG AGTGCAGCTCGGAAACGAAAATTCCAGGTCATGGTAACTGAAGGAGCACCGTTTTTCCAT GGTCAGAAAATGGCCAAGAGTTTGGCTGCCAGCAACATAGAAACTACGTTGATCACTGATTCTGCTGTGTTTGCTATGATGTCTCGGGTGAACAAAGTAATTATTGGAACTCATACAGTACTAGCAAACGGAGG GCTGAAAGCAGTTCAAGGAAGTCACAGTATTGCTCTAGCTGCCAAGTATCATTCTGTACCA ctgaTTGTAGTTGCTGCAATGTTCAAGCTATCTCCTCAGTACTTGTGTTCATATGACCAG GATGCTTTCAATCGCTTCGTGAGTCCCAATGATGTTGTAAAATTCTCTGAGAGTGCCATTGTATCTAAAGTACAGATCTGCAATCCTGTCTTTGACTATGTTCCCCCAGAACTTGTTACTTTGTTTATTTCTAACAT AGGTGGAAATGCACCCTCCTATGTATACCGGTTACTGAGTGAACTCTACCACACAGAAGACAATGATTTAGATAAAGTGTTTTAA
- the LOC106868639 gene encoding translation initiation factor eIF-2B subunit beta isoform X2: protein MHIVFFSSHYLAHHVLDLLVQIISEYEWNNAKELMDVIRREGKRMMSVQPSESVIGNMVRRVLKVIREEYASAEGKTLGDDPQEALQKRFVSEGVSDDYTLQVPDFQAIIIEAISEIKSELETCIPNIESQALEHIHAKEIIMTSGWSKSVEAFLKSAARKRKFQVMVTEGAPFFHGQKMAKSLAASNIETTLITDSAVFAMMSRVNKVIIGTHTVLANGGLKAVQGSHSIALAAKYHSVPLIVVAAMFKLSPQYLCSYDQDAFNRFVSPNDVVKFSESAIVSKVQICNPVFDYVPPELVTLFISNIGGNAPSYVYRLLSELYHTEDNDLDKVF, encoded by the exons atgcatat AGTCTTCTTTAGTTCTCACTATCTTGCTCATCATGTACTTGATCTCCTTGTACAAATCATCTCTGAATATGAATGGAATAATGCCAA GGAGTTGATGGATGTGATTCGCCGAGAAGGCAAGCGTATGATGTCTGTTCAGCCTTCAGAATCAGTTATTGGTAATATGGTGCGAAGAGTATTAAAAGTGATCCGAGAAGAATATGCCAG tgCCGAAGGCAAGACCTTGGGTGATGATCCACAAGAAGCTTTACAG AAACGTTTTGTCAGTGAAGGAGTGTCTGATGATTACACACTACAAGTGCCTGACTTCCAA GCAATTATCATTGAAGCcatttctgaaataaaatctgAATTGGAGACATG CATACCAAACATCGAATCACAAGCACTAGAGCATATTCATGCCAAAGAAATAATCATGACATCAGGCTGGTCCAAATCTGTCGAAGCATTTCTTAAG AGTGCAGCTCGGAAACGAAAATTCCAGGTCATGGTAACTGAAGGAGCACCGTTTTTCCAT GGTCAGAAAATGGCCAAGAGTTTGGCTGCCAGCAACATAGAAACTACGTTGATCACTGATTCTGCTGTGTTTGCTATGATGTCTCGGGTGAACAAAGTAATTATTGGAACTCATACAGTACTAGCAAACGGAGG GCTGAAAGCAGTTCAAGGAAGTCACAGTATTGCTCTAGCTGCCAAGTATCATTCTGTACCA ctgaTTGTAGTTGCTGCAATGTTCAAGCTATCTCCTCAGTACTTGTGTTCATATGACCAG GATGCTTTCAATCGCTTCGTGAGTCCCAATGATGTTGTAAAATTCTCTGAGAGTGCCATTGTATCTAAAGTACAGATCTGCAATCCTGTCTTTGACTATGTTCCCCCAGAACTTGTTACTTTGTTTATTTCTAACAT AGGTGGAAATGCACCCTCCTATGTATACCGGTTACTGAGTGAACTCTACCACACAGAAGACAATGATTTAGATAAAGTGTTTTAA